A single Leptospira barantonii DNA region contains:
- a CDS encoding CPCC family cysteine-rich protein encodes MSFPCPCCGYLTFEEESGSFEICPVCYWENDNVQNDDPSYSGGANRISLELAKENYIRFGAKEKDYVTLVRKPKEDEYPEP; translated from the coding sequence ATGAGTTTCCCTTGTCCTTGTTGCGGCTATCTAACTTTCGAAGAGGAATCTGGCTCATTTGAGATATGCCCAGTCTGCTATTGGGAAAATGATAATGTTCAAAATGATGATCCATCTTATTCAGGCGGTGCGAATAGAATTAGTCTAGAGTTGGCGAAAGAAAATTATATAAGATTCGGAGCCAAAGAAAAAGACTACGTCACTTTAGTCAGGAAGCCGAAAGAAGATGAATATCCTGAGCCTTGA
- a CDS encoding DUF7660 family protein, translating to MDFSREEINSIKGKADFVTFIYKLSNDFRDNASEWTNQDIESFLEALARWTEDSDGYYQNIGLLAPKVPDWKNVAEMFIAAKYYE from the coding sequence ATGGATTTTTCACGAGAAGAAATAAACTCTATAAAAGGAAAAGCTGATTTTGTAACATTCATCTATAAATTAAGTAATGATTTTAGAGATAATGCTTCAGAATGGACTAATCAAGATATCGAATCCTTTTTAGAAGCATTAGCGCGATGGACTGAAGATTCTGATGGCTATTATCAAAATATTGGACTTCTCGCGCCCAAAGTTCCCGACTGGAAAAACGTAGCTGAAATGTTTATCGCGGCCAAATATTATGAATGA
- a CDS encoding SpvB/TcaC N-terminal domain-containing protein: MPSCKLFGGKGHSNNWLWALLGLPSGAGLPSSGSSIGPGSAPAPEGSDLFSISTNYSKAIDDPSAKADPLEGAVFIAPPEPNHFGGVSLSYPIETPAGRAGIEPKLAISYSSTGGDGWLGVGWNLGLGSITRTPEYGALYYDNRDSFTWNGTRLVKVAGSTTNENGTYRPEITGEDLVVLRLSNIESGGVWEVLDSSGTKNTFGESNANRIYNPANPNQTYSWYLSKTEDRNGNYLQVQYDNSEYSNKRNLYLKEIRYTGNSKSGASARQYVRFYTKQRDDFYVSNAPGFLMKMDKILERIEVGWDGGGKLWDYTPVYETSEDSGRPRIKTIESSRHTTQPEFQYQASSRLLTWQNIANQASSEMEDTPESTQYFEGDFNGDGISDMLFFNPKSGNWKAAEGRKEGGYNFKIYANRYQGYNNSEKIRFFKGNVSGDYNGDGRSDIAFYLPETRDFIVAEHDGRVFQFKSYGRLMAGVPDIFRMEWFPGDYDGNGLSDSVLFDEPTGQWTLMLNKGGSFEFLRFAKKFQNVFRGDYSPDANLDSANTNDSSKAGKNRDKINFLVGDYNGDGRTDISLYDSRSGRWLVGENHRNDNKNDPIYFKMQWKLYKVFTIAEQSLFTNDRFSGDFNGDGFSDFLFFDRSSGEWTLGETGDGTINFRIWSKTPQFKPITRWLQGDFNGDGRTDIGFFSANDGKFWIGESTLNGFRYKIYSDMSYGPDQDRIMKTPLPKDEVKLEQAASNFVAASNTKSILLKYKYDGNLNSGKGELAFAGCFTADDCSSSPELLIFDRKANVFDLKQGNSFTERVNTNLNPEASGISILFGGKPDRYTNSIKDEVLLYKKQGNTNQLFVIKNTSGTAFDISNLATFTDTDVTNFDPQNSGYVIDHFETNSSQSALILDDQTSSGNARFILSGLGGTKILTPSGDLSSSTLNDLFQAGTGENRQRRKEFSLFSGKFTTTQAQLALVDRRTTTHKWYLGTISGTQIQFKLLTGDIPLPITTSDYNSASPSGIIYSLTGDGSIIFGKTLDNGTSFYKIKINTTSVARTQYNAGTIGFNDRFDNNGNPIILSSGDDKLYDLAQSKIVSLPSNVLVKTLDRPDLIAQIYVFQWIQGDYNGDGLADVGIIHLKEPTWYFALSTGVVPDVIEKVKNGIGGFYELTYEHSTKFDNTGDDDIPDLPTSYRVCTSITLDDGFSNRITKNYQYKNGFAFSAFIGGKKETDFFGFGEFTIQEAYGARTIHTYHANTYSDFMMNRTLGGAEKETKIIGNDNREYGNVLTSYEINRIETVPGIVSYFNETTKIEKFMNGSRTVTQNFNTTLDGYKVSQKTENTTDHFSDGAHSSVTISSSTDFQTDDTTNQRRATRQVSLAGSAHETIFILSYNSVGDLIKNVATYTGGGLPAVASKTLEYDYDTYGNQTLEKDSSGSPNRGTTHSYDNELHQFVIQKTSFGGSIQFPTQYKINYGSAFGSATEETDANGNKSYFEYDSYGRLVRSSADTDDGTRVVTNHSYNSSFPLSAKSILPSGTGDPDFASRTYADGMGRGIYTVKTASNGNYTMTGRLVYDGTGKLIRKSQSNWVNGGEIDHFALHLEERNPTLFEYDPIGRIKKTTMPTAEGETSATTITTVYNDPFESTENHSGGTNKRIVKDARGQILYVEDFASDGTQAKIGFCYDLAGHRVKKSDLNDGVPLSCSNVVSGVTVKDTSGKNQAYWLYDAFGRLRQDSDPDLGVASFTYNSFGDLTSSTNARGITTNLSYDSIGRITVKQIPEGDIHYTYDSYSGSENALGKIVRIEDGVQNKTFSYDKLGRIKKETRMILSSPVPETQGPYITETKYDLLGRVSRIDYPEHPISHARMRACYNYGTAGYITDISVQVDTSGILPGFCNKDIVENIVYNEFGQTAGFTLGNGIGTSYIYDIKGRMVRIQSSGDVDGSTKVLQDAVYAFNSKNDITSIANNASEHTTQYNYDYDGLGRLINAVGSYVETADNLTKQFRQSYSYAKNGNLIAKRFHDPTSGSINDEWSYVYNNHQVTNIDSTKTGNDTLTLQYDANGNLTRQRDNAKDLTKNIGIDSQDRIRNIQDANGATLGTYWYDEGGFRVRKSALEQKNNQFTNVEILYPSKFYGLEYIESESVVTSVNNVYLNGVRIAALAENGSVAYYLTDQVDSVSHVLDDDGKTLSKMQYLPYGETFVHRGDTDFAPKYNSQELDRESGFYFYNARYYDPGIARFTSADTAIDGEWDTQGWNRFSYVKGNPIGAKDPTGHDSIVMEILCAPNKALNTLGDASYKIGTNSKDGSFVGNSKALLYDSAGLVYKTAAAFAPANRKEWEQAVTTGYGSQIEKAALKGGLQYLGGKIKNLTGLTTTKSYPTIDPSKVNFSQSSIKNTFSDKIHPNITELAKGLKDGTIKAKNIPPIRLVNKEGQLYSLDNRRLAAFKIAQKEIPYRMATKQEIAKESYKFSSKNNGESIRIKGE, from the coding sequence ATGCCTTCATGTAAACTGTTCGGAGGTAAGGGACATTCCAACAACTGGCTCTGGGCTTTATTAGGTCTTCCCTCAGGAGCAGGACTCCCCTCTTCCGGTTCCAGCATTGGTCCAGGGTCAGCTCCTGCGCCGGAAGGAAGCGATCTTTTCTCTATTTCAACAAATTACAGCAAGGCGATCGACGATCCGTCCGCAAAGGCGGATCCTTTAGAAGGCGCCGTTTTTATCGCACCGCCGGAACCAAATCACTTCGGCGGAGTTTCCCTTTCTTATCCGATCGAAACACCGGCAGGACGCGCGGGGATCGAACCTAAATTAGCAATTTCTTATTCTTCCACTGGAGGAGATGGATGGCTGGGTGTGGGATGGAATCTCGGACTCGGCTCCATCACTCGAACACCGGAATATGGTGCGCTTTATTATGACAACCGAGATTCGTTCACTTGGAACGGAACGAGACTTGTAAAAGTCGCAGGAAGCACGACCAACGAAAACGGAACCTATAGACCCGAAATTACGGGAGAAGACTTAGTCGTATTAAGGCTCAGTAATATAGAAAGCGGCGGGGTTTGGGAAGTATTGGATTCTTCCGGAACAAAGAACACTTTCGGAGAAAGCAACGCAAACAGAATTTATAACCCGGCCAATCCAAACCAGACTTACAGTTGGTATCTTTCCAAGACGGAAGATCGAAACGGAAACTATCTTCAAGTTCAATACGACAATTCAGAATATTCTAATAAACGAAACTTATATCTAAAAGAAATCCGTTATACCGGAAATTCCAAAAGCGGAGCTTCCGCTCGGCAGTATGTGCGTTTTTATACGAAACAAAGAGACGATTTTTATGTTTCCAACGCACCCGGGTTTTTGATGAAAATGGATAAGATCCTGGAAAGAATCGAAGTGGGTTGGGACGGAGGAGGAAAACTTTGGGACTACACTCCGGTTTATGAAACTTCCGAAGATTCCGGTAGACCTAGAATCAAAACGATCGAATCCAGCAGACATACCACACAACCTGAATTTCAATACCAAGCTTCCAGTAGACTTTTGACCTGGCAGAACATCGCCAATCAGGCGTCTTCCGAAATGGAAGACACTCCCGAATCCACACAATACTTTGAAGGAGACTTCAACGGAGACGGGATTTCCGATATGCTATTTTTTAATCCGAAGTCCGGAAATTGGAAAGCGGCAGAAGGAAGAAAGGAAGGCGGATATAACTTTAAGATCTACGCGAACCGTTATCAAGGATATAATAACAGCGAGAAGATTCGATTCTTCAAAGGAAACGTGAGCGGCGATTACAACGGTGACGGACGTTCCGATATCGCATTCTACCTTCCCGAAACAAGAGACTTTATCGTAGCAGAACACGACGGTCGTGTGTTTCAATTCAAATCGTATGGAAGATTGATGGCCGGTGTTCCCGACATCTTTCGTATGGAATGGTTTCCCGGCGATTACGACGGCAACGGATTATCGGATTCCGTTTTATTCGACGAACCCACGGGCCAATGGACCTTGATGCTCAACAAAGGTGGAAGTTTCGAATTCCTCCGCTTCGCTAAAAAATTTCAAAACGTATTCCGCGGAGATTATTCTCCGGACGCAAACTTAGACAGTGCAAACACGAACGATTCTTCCAAAGCGGGAAAGAATCGCGACAAGATCAACTTCCTCGTCGGCGATTACAACGGAGACGGAAGAACGGATATTTCTTTGTATGATTCGAGATCCGGCAGATGGCTCGTTGGCGAGAATCATCGCAACGACAACAAAAACGATCCGATCTACTTTAAGATGCAATGGAAGTTGTATAAAGTATTCACGATCGCGGAACAATCTCTCTTCACGAACGATCGTTTTTCCGGAGACTTCAACGGAGACGGCTTCTCTGACTTTTTATTTTTCGATCGTTCCTCCGGAGAATGGACGTTAGGCGAAACCGGAGACGGAACGATCAATTTTAGAATCTGGTCCAAAACTCCCCAATTCAAACCGATCACCCGCTGGCTTCAGGGAGATTTTAACGGGGACGGAAGAACGGACATAGGATTCTTTTCCGCAAACGACGGAAAGTTTTGGATCGGAGAATCCACTCTCAATGGATTTCGTTATAAAATTTATAGCGACATGAGCTACGGCCCCGATCAGGACCGAATCATGAAAACCCCTCTTCCTAAAGACGAGGTAAAACTTGAACAAGCGGCGTCCAACTTTGTCGCGGCTTCCAACACGAAATCAATCTTACTCAAATACAAATACGACGGAAACTTAAACTCAGGAAAAGGAGAACTCGCATTTGCCGGTTGTTTTACTGCGGACGATTGTTCTTCTTCTCCCGAACTTTTGATCTTTGACCGCAAAGCAAACGTGTTCGATCTCAAACAAGGAAATTCTTTTACCGAAAGGGTCAACACCAACTTAAATCCGGAAGCATCCGGAATTTCGATTCTTTTCGGAGGCAAACCCGATCGTTATACGAACTCGATCAAAGACGAAGTTCTTCTTTACAAAAAACAAGGAAACACGAATCAGCTTTTTGTAATTAAGAATACGAGTGGAACCGCATTCGATATTTCTAATTTAGCAACCTTTACGGATACGGACGTTACGAATTTTGATCCACAAAACAGCGGTTATGTGATTGATCATTTTGAAACAAACAGTTCTCAATCGGCTTTAATCCTGGACGATCAGACTTCTTCCGGAAATGCGCGTTTTATTTTAAGCGGTTTGGGAGGAACAAAGATTTTAACTCCGAGCGGCGATCTTTCTTCAAGCACTTTGAACGATCTTTTTCAAGCGGGTACGGGAGAGAACCGTCAGCGCAGAAAAGAATTCAGCTTATTCTCGGGAAAATTTACCACAACGCAAGCACAGCTTGCACTCGTAGATCGAAGAACCACAACTCATAAATGGTATCTGGGAACGATCAGCGGAACTCAGATTCAATTCAAACTCTTAACGGGCGATATCCCCCTTCCGATTACTACAAGCGATTATAACTCGGCAAGTCCTTCCGGAATCATCTATTCTCTGACTGGCGACGGATCGATCATCTTCGGAAAAACTCTCGATAACGGCACTTCGTTTTACAAAATAAAAATTAATACGACATCGGTTGCGCGCACTCAATACAATGCGGGAACGATCGGGTTCAACGATCGATTCGATAACAACGGAAACCCGATCATTCTTTCAAGCGGCGATGATAAACTTTACGATCTCGCTCAAAGTAAAATCGTTTCTCTTCCTTCCAACGTTCTTGTAAAAACCTTGGATAGACCCGATCTCATCGCTCAAATCTACGTCTTTCAATGGATTCAAGGAGATTATAACGGAGACGGACTTGCCGACGTCGGGATCATTCATCTAAAGGAGCCGACTTGGTATTTCGCTCTTTCTACGGGAGTCGTCCCCGATGTAATCGAAAAAGTAAAGAACGGCATCGGCGGTTTTTACGAACTCACATACGAACATTCAACAAAGTTCGACAACACGGGCGACGACGACATCCCCGATCTTCCAACGAGTTATCGAGTTTGCACTTCGATTACGCTCGACGACGGCTTTTCCAATCGAATTACGAAGAATTATCAATATAAGAACGGATTCGCATTCTCCGCTTTTATAGGCGGCAAAAAAGAAACTGACTTTTTCGGATTCGGAGAATTTACGATCCAAGAAGCATACGGCGCAAGAACAATTCATACGTATCACGCGAACACATATTCCGATTTTATGATGAACCGCACGCTCGGAGGCGCGGAAAAAGAAACGAAAATCATCGGAAACGATAACCGAGAATATGGCAACGTTCTGACCTCTTATGAAATCAATCGCATCGAAACCGTGCCGGGAATCGTGAGTTATTTCAACGAAACGACTAAGATCGAAAAATTCATGAACGGATCCAGAACCGTAACTCAGAATTTTAATACGACATTGGACGGTTATAAGGTCAGCCAAAAAACGGAAAATACGACCGATCATTTCAGCGATGGGGCTCATTCTTCCGTTACGATTTCAAGCAGTACGGATTTTCAAACCGACGACACGACCAATCAAAGAAGAGCGACGCGTCAGGTTTCTTTAGCGGGAAGCGCTCACGAAACGATTTTCATTCTTTCTTATAACAGCGTCGGCGATCTTATCAAGAACGTTGCAACTTACACCGGAGGCGGGCTTCCTGCGGTGGCTTCGAAAACATTAGAATATGATTATGATACGTACGGCAATCAAACATTGGAAAAGGATTCCAGTGGAAGTCCAAACCGCGGAACGACTCATTCTTACGATAACGAACTGCATCAATTCGTAATTCAGAAAACGAGTTTCGGAGGTTCGATTCAATTTCCGACTCAGTATAAAATCAACTACGGCTCCGCATTCGGTTCCGCAACGGAAGAAACGGACGCAAACGGAAACAAAAGCTATTTTGAATATGATTCTTATGGAAGACTTGTTCGTTCCAGCGCGGATACGGACGACGGAACCCGCGTCGTTACGAATCATTCTTATAATTCTTCCTTTCCTCTGAGCGCAAAGAGCATTCTTCCTTCGGGAACCGGAGATCCGGACTTCGCATCTCGCACGTATGCGGACGGAATGGGCCGCGGAATCTACACGGTAAAAACTGCGTCTAACGGTAATTATACGATGACGGGCCGTCTTGTTTACGATGGAACCGGAAAATTAATCCGAAAAAGTCAAAGCAACTGGGTGAACGGCGGGGAAATCGATCACTTTGCCCTTCATCTTGAAGAACGCAATCCGACCCTTTTCGAATACGATCCGATCGGAAGAATCAAAAAAACAACGATGCCGACTGCGGAAGGTGAAACATCCGCAACTACGATCACGACCGTTTATAACGATCCGTTTGAGAGCACGGAAAATCACAGCGGAGGAACGAACAAACGAATCGTGAAGGATGCAAGAGGTCAGATTCTTTACGTCGAAGACTTCGCTTCCGATGGAACGCAGGCAAAGATCGGTTTTTGTTACGATCTCGCGGGACACAGAGTTAAGAAGAGCGATCTCAACGACGGCGTTCCTCTTTCTTGTTCGAACGTTGTAAGCGGTGTTACCGTAAAAGATACTTCGGGAAAGAATCAAGCGTATTGGTTGTATGACGCATTCGGAAGATTGCGTCAAGACAGCGATCCGGATCTCGGCGTTGCAAGCTTTACTTATAACTCGTTCGGCGATTTGACTTCCAGCACGAACGCGAGAGGAATCACGACCAATCTTTCCTACGATTCCATCGGAAGAATTACGGTGAAACAAATTCCGGAAGGAGACATTCATTATACGTATGATTCATATTCGGGAAGCGAAAACGCATTAGGCAAAATCGTTCGCATCGAAGACGGGGTTCAAAACAAAACGTTCAGTTACGATAAGTTAGGGAGAATCAAAAAAGAAACCCGAATGATTCTCAGCTCGCCCGTGCCCGAAACACAAGGTCCGTATATTACGGAAACTAAATATGATCTTTTGGGAAGAGTTTCACGCATCGATTATCCGGAACATCCAATTTCTCACGCGAGAATGCGGGCTTGCTACAACTACGGAACCGCAGGTTATATCACGGACATTTCCGTGCAAGTGGACACGAGCGGAATTCTCCCCGGCTTCTGCAACAAAGACATCGTTGAAAATATCGTCTACAATGAGTTTGGTCAAACCGCCGGTTTTACTCTCGGTAATGGAATCGGCACAAGTTATATCTACGATATCAAAGGGAGAATGGTGCGAATCCAATCTTCAGGCGACGTCGATGGAAGCACAAAGGTTCTTCAAGACGCGGTCTATGCGTTTAACAGCAAAAACGATATTACAAGCATCGCCAACAACGCAAGCGAACATACAACTCAATACAATTACGATTATGACGGCTTAGGTCGCTTAATAAATGCAGTCGGAAGTTACGTCGAGACGGCGGACAATCTTACCAAACAATTCAGACAAAGTTATAGTTATGCGAAGAACGGAAACTTAATCGCTAAACGTTTCCACGATCCTACAAGCGGCAGTATCAACGACGAATGGAGCTACGTTTACAACAACCACCAAGTCACGAATATCGATTCTACCAAAACCGGAAACGATACTCTTACGCTACAATACGATGCAAACGGTAACTTAACGCGTCAAAGAGACAACGCAAAAGATCTTACTAAAAATATCGGCATCGATTCTCAAGATAGAATCCGCAACATCCAAGACGCGAACGGAGCGACTCTCGGAACATACTGGTATGATGAAGGCGGATTCCGAGTTCGTAAGTCTGCGCTTGAACAAAAGAACAATCAGTTTACGAACGTAGAGATTTTATATCCAAGCAAATTCTATGGTCTTGAATACATCGAAAGCGAGAGCGTAGTCACTTCCGTAAACAACGTTTATCTCAACGGTGTACGAATCGCGGCGCTTGCCGAAAACGGTTCCGTCGCCTACTACCTCACCGACCAAGTTGATTCCGTCTCACACGTGTTAGACGATGACGGCAAGACTCTTTCCAAAATGCAATACTTACCTTACGGTGAAACTTTTGTTCATCGTGGGGACACCGACTTTGCTCCGAAATACAACTCGCAGGAGTTAGATAGAGAATCCGGTTTCTATTTTTACAACGCGCGATACTACGATCCGGGGATCGCAAGATTTACGAGTGCGGATACTGCCATCGATGGCGAGTGGGATACGCAAGGTTGGAACCGATTCTCGTATGTGAAGGGAAATCCGATCGGAGCGAAGGATCCGACGGGGCATGACTCTATCGTAATGGAGATACTCTGCGCACCAAACAAAGCATTAAATACTTTAGGAGATGCATCTTACAAAATCGGGACTAATTCAAAGGATGGAAGCTTCGTAGGCAATTCAAAAGCCTTACTTTATGATTCAGCCGGGTTAGTTTACAAGACTGCTGCCGCATTTGCACCGGCTAATCGCAAAGAATGGGAACAGGCCGTAACCACTGGGTACGGCTCGCAAATAGAAAAAGCTGCGCTAAAAGGTGGCCTACAGTATCTTGGTGGAAAAATAAAAAATTTAACTGGGCTAACGACGACAAAGTCATATCCAACTATAGATCCAAGTAAAGTTAATTTCAGCCAAAGCAGTATAAAAAACACTTTCTCTGACAAAATACATCCTAATATTACTGAATTAGCAAAAGGTTTGAAAGACGGTACAATAAAAGCTAAAAATATACCTCCAATTCGTTTAGTTAATAAAGAAGGGCAGTTATATTCGCTTGATAACAGGCGGTTAGCGGCCTTCAAAATTGCCCAAAAGGAGATTCCCTATAGAATGGCGACAAAACAAGAAATAGCCAAAGAATCTTATAAGTTTTCAAGTAAAAATAATGGCGAAAGCATTCGCATAAAAGGTGAATAA